From a single Loigolactobacillus coryniformis subsp. coryniformis KCTC 3167 = DSM 20001 genomic region:
- a CDS encoding LamB/YcsF family protein, translating into MVKIDLNCDLGESFGRYTLGLDAEVLPYVTSANIACGFHAGDPTVMAATVALAEKNQVALGAHPGLPDLVGFGRRKMQITPAQAQADVQYQVGALAAFSKNGKLHHVKPHGALYNMAAQDYELARGICLGIKAVDPTLILVGLANSQLIKAAQDVELPYAQEVFADRNYLADGSLVPRSQPNALITDEQTAVDRTVKMIQTQSVTAIDGQQVALKPDTVCVHGDGAKAVAFVQKIHAALLAADIEVTAL; encoded by the coding sequence ATAGTGAAAATTGATTTAAATTGTGATCTTGGCGAAAGTTTTGGTCGTTATACTTTAGGCTTAGATGCAGAAGTTTTACCGTACGTTACCTCGGCCAATATTGCTTGTGGTTTTCATGCTGGTGATCCAACGGTTATGGCAGCAACGGTCGCATTGGCTGAAAAAAATCAGGTGGCGCTTGGCGCCCATCCTGGCTTGCCGGATCTGGTTGGTTTTGGGCGGCGCAAGATGCAGATCACACCGGCGCAAGCACAAGCTGATGTTCAATATCAAGTAGGTGCTTTAGCGGCTTTTAGCAAAAATGGTAAATTACATCATGTTAAACCACATGGTGCACTATATAATATGGCAGCACAAGATTATGAACTCGCGCGGGGCATTTGTTTAGGGATTAAGGCCGTCGATCCAACCTTGATTTTGGTCGGTTTGGCGAATAGCCAATTGATCAAGGCAGCGCAAGACGTTGAGCTACCTTACGCACAGGAAGTGTTTGCTGATCGCAATTATTTAGCAGATGGTAGTCTGGTTCCACGCTCACAACCCAACGCACTGATAACGGATGAGCAAACCGCGGTCGATCGTACGGTCAAAATGATTCAAACACAAAGTGTAACGGCGATTGATGGTCAGCAAGTGGCGTTGAAGCCGGATACGGTTTGTGTACACGGTGATGGTGCCAAAGCAGTTGCGTTTGTGCAGAAAATTCATGCGGCTTTATTGGCAGCTGACATTGAAGTGACTGCGCTATAA
- a CDS encoding NRAMP family divalent metal transporter, producing MKEKQKQQSPLSVAMGAAFMMAMAAVGPGFLTQTATFTGKMGANFGFAILICIVVDVIVQLNIWRIIIVSGKRAQVLANEVFPGLGYLLTVLIVIGGFFFNIGNVGGAGLGLNVLFGISPENGALIAAAVAIIIFLVKDAMRVVDRSVQFLAIIKVAILIYILAVTTVPYQAAVTHAFMPTHINFYSIVTIVGGTVGGYISFSGGHRLLEGGVQGQDKIKYVNEGALTGIGVASVIRIMLFLAGLAVVLEGHTLDPANPAASIFKDAAGQFGYKFFGLLLLAAGMTSTLGSTFTSISFLDYTVNQGAENKYLRFRSWLIVAFIICSTAIFYFIGNPARVLVFVGALNGLILPIALAILLVAATRKKIIGDYHHPRWLLYTGWLVVLFMAYAGVRTLLTLQL from the coding sequence ATGAAAGAAAAACAAAAGCAACAATCGCCTTTAAGTGTCGCCATGGGGGCGGCCTTTATGATGGCTATGGCTGCAGTTGGTCCGGGTTTTTTGACGCAAACGGCTACCTTTACTGGTAAGATGGGGGCTAATTTTGGTTTCGCCATCTTGATCTGTATTGTAGTTGATGTGATCGTGCAGTTAAATATTTGGCGGATTATTATTGTTTCCGGTAAGCGAGCGCAAGTGTTGGCGAATGAAGTTTTCCCTGGTTTAGGTTACTTGCTGACTGTATTGATCGTCATCGGCGGTTTTTTCTTTAATATTGGCAACGTTGGTGGCGCCGGTCTAGGCTTGAATGTACTTTTTGGTATTTCACCAGAAAATGGGGCGTTGATTGCAGCCGCAGTCGCAATCATTATTTTCTTAGTCAAGGATGCAATGCGTGTTGTTGATCGCTCGGTCCAATTTTTAGCGATTATCAAGGTTGCTATTTTGATTTATATTCTTGCGGTAACGACTGTGCCCTATCAAGCGGCGGTGACCCATGCATTTATGCCGACTCATATTAACTTTTATTCTATTGTAACCATCGTTGGTGGAACGGTAGGTGGCTATATTTCTTTCTCAGGTGGTCATCGCTTGCTTGAAGGTGGCGTGCAGGGACAGGATAAGATCAAATATGTAAATGAAGGTGCCTTGACAGGAATTGGTGTGGCTTCAGTGATTCGAATCATGCTTTTTCTCGCTGGTTTAGCGGTTGTTTTAGAGGGGCACACCCTTGATCCAGCTAATCCTGCGGCTTCAATCTTCAAAGATGCGGCGGGACAATTTGGTTATAAATTTTTTGGGTTATTACTATTGGCTGCAGGAATGACGTCGACCTTAGGCTCCACCTTCACCTCGATTTCATTTTTGGACTATACGGTTAATCAAGGTGCGGAAAATAAATATTTACGTTTCCGTTCATGGTTGATCGTGGCCTTTATTATTTGTTCAACCGCAATTTTTTATTTTATCGGTAATCCGGCTAGAGTGTTGGTTTTTGTTGGTGCATTGAATGGTCTGATTTTACCGATCGCACTAGCTATTTTATTGGTCGCTGCAACTAGAAAGAAAATCATCGGTGATTATCATCATCCGCGGTGGCTATTATATACTGGCTGGCTAGTGGTTCTATTTATGGCCTATGCAGGGGTACGGACGCTTTTGACATTACAATTATAG
- the ltrA gene encoding group II intron reverse transcriptase/maturase, whose product MRKSQKTEQADRQRMIGLEDQRQTGARSIASGEGEKMSGTQFQALVLARNNLNLAYQRVVRNKGAAGVDGMTVDELKPYLKVHREELLAELANGTYKPAPVKQVSIPKPNGGTRKLGIPTVIDRLVQQAVAQVLSPIYEQIFANNSFGFRPQRSAHDAVQQVVQLDNAGDHYVVDLDLKAYFDTVNHDMLMKFLKQRISDRWILRLIRRFLTSGTMNGQLFERSEKGTPQGGPISPLLANIYLNEFDQELARRGHEFVRYADDCNIFVKSPRAGQRVLASVTRFLEHELKLTLNQEKTQVVATNRMKFLGFTLGHTKGRAFPYPVWSAKQRVKQALRRLTKRNRGVSEDQIMAEIRQKMRGWLQYYSLGRMKRFITELDAWLRSRIRQYIWKQWKKAKTRENNLSGLGFTKDEAKLSANTRKGYWRTAHSKTLCRTLTNKELERRGLINLSQTLQQIQSA is encoded by the coding sequence ATGCGAAAATCGCAGAAAACAGAACAAGCTGACCGCCAGCGGATGATAGGTCTGGAAGACCAAAGACAAACTGGGGCGCGTAGTATCGCCTCCGGTGAAGGAGAAAAGATGAGTGGCACTCAGTTTCAAGCATTAGTTTTGGCCCGCAACAACCTGAATTTGGCTTATCAACGTGTGGTCAGGAACAAAGGGGCGGCCGGAGTTGACGGTATGACCGTTGATGAATTGAAACCGTACCTGAAAGTACATCGCGAAGAATTACTCGCAGAATTGGCCAATGGGACTTATAAACCGGCACCAGTCAAGCAAGTCTCAATTCCAAAGCCCAACGGTGGAACGCGTAAGCTTGGCATTCCGACCGTGATCGACCGGCTAGTCCAGCAGGCCGTGGCCCAGGTCCTTTCGCCGATATATGAACAGATCTTCGCCAACAATAGTTTTGGTTTTCGACCCCAACGCAGTGCACATGACGCAGTTCAACAGGTCGTTCAGCTAGATAATGCGGGTGATCACTATGTGGTTGATCTGGATTTGAAGGCCTACTTCGATACGGTTAATCATGACATGCTTATGAAGTTTCTCAAGCAGCGAATTAGTGACCGCTGGATACTACGGCTCATTCGCCGTTTTCTGACTAGTGGCACCATGAATGGGCAATTGTTTGAACGCAGTGAGAAAGGCACACCGCAAGGCGGGCCGATCTCGCCACTGTTAGCGAATATTTATCTCAACGAATTCGACCAAGAACTAGCTAGGCGCGGTCATGAATTTGTCCGTTACGCCGATGACTGCAATATCTTTGTTAAAAGTCCACGCGCGGGCCAACGAGTCCTCGCTAGTGTGACTCGTTTTCTCGAGCATGAGTTAAAACTCACGCTCAATCAGGAAAAGACACAAGTGGTCGCCACCAACAGAATGAAGTTCTTAGGGTTTACGTTGGGCCACACTAAAGGCAGGGCTTTTCCCTATCCGGTGTGGTCAGCGAAGCAGCGAGTTAAACAAGCATTGAGGCGGCTGACTAAGCGTAATCGTGGTGTATCCGAAGACCAAATAATGGCAGAGATTCGTCAAAAGATGCGCGGTTGGTTGCAGTATTACAGCTTGGGTAGAATGAAGCGGTTCATCACGGAATTAGATGCGTGGCTGCGGTCACGTATTCGCCAGTACATTTGGAAACAATGGAAGAAAGCCAAAACTAGAGAGAACAACTTGAGCGGATTAGGATTTACGAAAGATGAAGCTAAGCTATCCGCTAACACGCGTAAAGGGTACTGGCGGACAGCGCATAGTAAAACGCTGTGCCGTACCCTAACTAACAAAGAGCTGGAACGTCGTGGACTCATTAACTTGAGTCAGACGCTCCAGCAAATTCAGAGTGCTTAA
- a CDS encoding ABC transporter substrate-binding protein, which yields MKGKKFFAMLGAVAATGLLLAGCSGSGSAAGGGNQQSGNTIKIGGNFELSGNAAAYGQAMQRGTRLAIKQINKDGGVKVGNKKMKLELVGKDNKSDNSQVASVASNLTTQSKVVATVGPITSGADLAALPNQTKAKVPFITPGGTQDSLTVQKNGKVQPYIFRSCFEDSYQGKALAKYVYNNMKLKKVAILADKSTDYGQGLTKAFKNEFKGQVVETQYYQAGDKDFQALLTKLKSKNFDAIFVPGYYSEAGLIVKQARQMGITAPILGADGFADPKLVKIAGKKNASNIYYTTHFDAKANDNAKAKAYMALYKKTYNEQAGTFDALAYDATYMIKQAIEDQKSADSTKIATGLANLKDFKGVTGTITMDKKHNPQKQVIISKVDNGEEVSATAVK from the coding sequence ATGAAAGGTAAGAAATTTTTTGCCATGCTGGGCGCCGTCGCGGCAACTGGCTTATTATTAGCCGGGTGTAGTGGCAGCGGAAGTGCTGCAGGCGGCGGCAACCAACAATCAGGGAACACGATCAAAATTGGTGGTAACTTTGAACTTTCTGGTAACGCTGCTGCATATGGTCAAGCGATGCAACGGGGGACTCGCTTGGCTATAAAGCAGATCAACAAAGATGGCGGCGTTAAAGTCGGCAACAAGAAGATGAAACTGGAGTTAGTTGGAAAGGACAACAAGAGTGATAACTCACAAGTTGCTTCCGTCGCTTCTAACTTAACGACACAAAGTAAAGTTGTCGCAACCGTTGGCCCGATCACTTCTGGCGCCGATTTAGCTGCCTTACCAAACCAAACTAAAGCCAAGGTGCCGTTCATTACGCCTGGTGGGACGCAAGATAGTTTGACGGTGCAAAAGAATGGTAAAGTTCAACCATATATCTTCCGTTCTTGCTTCGAAGATAGTTATCAAGGTAAAGCTTTAGCTAAGTATGTTTACAACAATATGAAGTTGAAGAAAGTCGCCATTTTAGCCGATAAATCAACTGATTATGGTCAAGGTTTAACTAAAGCTTTCAAGAACGAATTTAAAGGTCAAGTTGTCGAAACTCAATATTACCAAGCTGGCGACAAAGATTTCCAAGCTTTGTTAACTAAGCTAAAGTCTAAAAACTTCGACGCTATCTTCGTTCCTGGTTATTACTCCGAAGCTGGTTTGATCGTAAAACAAGCACGGCAAATGGGGATCACAGCACCAATCTTAGGGGCTGATGGTTTCGCTGATCCGAAGTTAGTTAAGATCGCCGGCAAGAAGAACGCCAGCAACATTTACTACACGACCCATTTCGATGCTAAGGCTAACGACAATGCTAAGGCCAAGGCTTACATGGCGCTTTACAAGAAGACTTACAATGAACAAGCGGGTACATTTGATGCTTTGGCATATGATGCCACTTACATGATCAAGCAAGCGATCGAAGATCAAAAGTCGGCTGATTCCACGAAGATCGCCACTGGTTTAGCTAACTTGAAGGACTTCAAGGGTGTTACTGGTACGATCACCATGGATAAGAAACATAACCCACAAAAACAAGTTATCATTTCCAAGGTTGATAACGGTGAAGAAGTTAGTGCCACTGCCGTTAAATAG
- a CDS encoding branched-chain amino acid ABC transporter permease, which yields MHTVLQQLVNGLSLGSIYALLALGYTMVYGIIKLINFAHGDIYMLGAFWGYYVINQWHFSFWPALLSAMVFCALAGVIIEYLAYRPLRNSPRIAALITAIGVSFLLENGMSYLFSSNVRNFPQAMHVKSYNFFGAKVSNIQILILVVSIVLMILLQLIIRRTKMGKAMRAVSVDPDAAQLIGINIDRTISFTFALGSALAGAAGVMIGLYYNSIDPLMGMTPGIKAFVAAVLGGIGLIPGAALGGFVIGILETATQALGFSAFKDAVVYVVLIIILLVRPAGILGKNIKEKV from the coding sequence GTGCATACAGTCTTACAACAACTGGTGAACGGTTTATCATTGGGTAGTATCTACGCGTTATTAGCGTTAGGCTACACCATGGTTTACGGGATCATCAAGTTGATCAACTTCGCTCACGGCGATATTTATATGTTAGGCGCGTTCTGGGGCTATTATGTGATCAATCAATGGCATTTTAGTTTCTGGCCTGCGTTGTTGTCAGCCATGGTGTTCTGCGCTTTAGCTGGCGTGATCATTGAATATTTAGCCTATCGTCCGTTACGTAATTCACCGCGGATCGCCGCGTTGATCACCGCCATCGGTGTGTCGTTCTTGTTGGAAAATGGGATGTCCTACTTATTTAGTTCCAATGTCCGTAATTTTCCCCAAGCGATGCACGTTAAAAGTTATAACTTTTTCGGCGCCAAGGTTTCTAATATTCAGATTCTGATCTTAGTCGTTTCCATCGTGTTAATGATTCTATTACAATTGATCATTCGCCGGACAAAAATGGGTAAAGCAATGCGTGCCGTCAGTGTTGATCCAGACGCGGCCCAATTGATCGGTATCAACATTGATCGGACGATCTCATTTACCTTTGCCTTAGGCTCCGCGTTAGCTGGTGCTGCTGGGGTCATGATCGGCTTGTATTACAACTCGATCGATCCGTTGATGGGGATGACACCAGGTATCAAAGCCTTCGTGGCCGCCGTTTTAGGTGGGATCGGCTTGATTCCTGGGGCCGCGCTAGGTGGCTTCGTCATCGGTATTTTGGAAACAGCAACGCAAGCGTTAGGTTTCTCTGCCTTTAAGGATGCCGTTGTGTACGTTGTTTTGATCATTATCTTATTGGTTCGGCCAGCAGGAATCCTGGGCAAGAACATTAAAGAGAAAGTGTAG
- a CDS encoding branched-chain amino acid ABC transporter permease, translating into MKKNLKYNAIWLAISVLGYVLIYALEMVGVIDQFGETTLVLIGINIILATSLNLVIGFSGQFSLGHAGFMALGAYSSALVTSAIPNVGGLLLGLLVGIIVSGLVALVVGIPTLRLNGDYLAIATMGVAEIIRIILNNLKITNGPAGLYNIPMLANWGTVYVLVVITTLIIVNFVHSRNGRAVMSVREDEIAAESIGINTTKYKIIAFVLGAAIASIGGALHANYIQTINPSDFGIMESINILIIVVLGGIGSITGTFVAAFVLGLLDMVLQNFGTLRMVLYSLALILIMVFKPSGLLGTWEFSVRRLFTHKKAKGDA; encoded by the coding sequence ATGAAAAAGAATTTAAAATACAACGCCATTTGGCTAGCCATTTCGGTTCTGGGCTACGTCTTGATCTATGCTTTGGAAATGGTCGGCGTGATCGATCAATTCGGTGAGACAACGTTAGTTTTGATCGGCATCAACATTATTTTAGCGACTAGCTTGAATTTAGTGATTGGTTTTTCTGGTCAGTTTTCGTTAGGCCACGCCGGCTTTATGGCCTTAGGTGCGTACAGCTCGGCGCTGGTCACTTCGGCGATTCCGAATGTTGGTGGCCTACTATTAGGTTTACTCGTTGGGATCATTGTTTCCGGCTTAGTTGCGCTGGTTGTCGGGATTCCCACCTTGCGTTTGAACGGTGACTATTTAGCCATCGCGACGATGGGAGTTGCCGAGATCATCCGCATCATTTTAAACAACTTGAAAATTACCAACGGCCCGGCTGGTTTGTACAACATTCCGATGTTAGCCAACTGGGGCACGGTCTATGTTTTAGTCGTGATCACCACATTGATCATCGTTAACTTTGTCCATAGTCGTAATGGCCGGGCGGTGATGTCAGTGCGTGAAGACGAGATTGCCGCTGAATCGATCGGTATCAACACGACTAAATACAAGATCATCGCCTTCGTTTTAGGGGCGGCCATCGCCAGTATCGGTGGGGCCTTGCACGCCAACTATATTCAGACCATTAATCCATCCGACTTCGGGATCATGGAATCGATCAACATTTTGATCATCGTCGTTCTTGGTGGGATCGGTAGTATTACCGGGACCTTTGTGGCCGCCTTTGTTTTAGGGTTACTGGACATGGTATTGCAAAACTTTGGGACCTTGCGGATGGTCTTGTATTCATTAGCCTTGATCCTGATCATGGTATTCAAACCATCTGGCTTATTAGGCACTTGGGAATTTTCCGTTCGCCGTTTATTTACGCATAAAAAAGCGAAAGGGGATGCCTAG
- a CDS encoding ABC transporter ATP-binding protein — protein MPLLDVKDLTKNFGGLTAVSNVTMHLDNNELVALIGPNGAGKTTLFNLLTGVIVPSEGTVSLQTDAGLQVLNKQKPYKIAAAGMARTFQNIRLFKDLTVEENVLIAMTDKNKEGFLESIFRLPSFYKKEAALHEQVVELLSIFKMENQLDTLARNLPYGAQRRLEIVRALATKPKILFLDEPAAGMNPEETADLTRLIQQIQSEFHITVLLIEHDMSLVMNLAERIYVLEYGKLIAEGTPQEIQSNQRVINAYLGGGD, from the coding sequence ATGCCATTATTGGATGTTAAAGATCTAACCAAAAACTTTGGTGGCTTGACCGCCGTTTCTAACGTGACCATGCATTTGGACAATAACGAACTAGTGGCCTTGATCGGACCAAATGGCGCCGGTAAAACGACTTTGTTTAACTTATTGACTGGCGTGATCGTGCCTTCCGAAGGCACGGTCAGCCTACAAACCGATGCTGGTTTACAAGTGTTAAATAAGCAGAAACCCTATAAAATCGCGGCAGCCGGTATGGCGCGAACCTTTCAGAATATCCGCTTGTTCAAGGATCTAACGGTTGAAGAAAATGTTTTGATCGCCATGACCGACAAGAACAAGGAAGGCTTTCTGGAAAGTATTTTCCGTTTGCCTAGCTTCTATAAAAAAGAAGCCGCGTTACACGAGCAAGTCGTCGAACTGTTAAGCATTTTTAAAATGGAAAATCAGTTGGACACGTTGGCGCGTAACTTACCTTACGGGGCGCAACGGCGGTTGGAAATTGTCCGCGCATTGGCGACAAAGCCGAAGATTTTATTTTTGGACGAGCCGGCAGCGGGGATGAATCCAGAAGAAACCGCCGATCTGACTCGCTTGATCCAACAAATTCAGTCTGAATTCCACATTACCGTTTTGTTGATCGAGCACGATATGTCGTTGGTCATGAATTTGGCCGAACGCATCTATGTATTGGAATACGGCAAGCTGATCGCTGAAGGCACGCCGCAAGAGATTCAAAGCAATCAGCGCGTTATCAACGCTTATTTAGGAGGTGGCGACTAA
- a CDS encoding ABC transporter ATP-binding protein, which yields MALLKVTDLSVNYGVIQAVKKVNFEVNAGEIVTLIGANGAGKTTILKTISGLLRPSGGTITYEGQEIQKYKSQKIVAAGISQVPEGRHIFPGLTVVENLQMGAFLRKDRDGVKSDFDMVFDRFPVLKERRNQDAATLSGGEQQMLAMGRALMSKPKLILLDEPSMGLAPIFINEIFDIIQAIQKQGTTVLLIEQNAAKALSIADRGYVLQTGNVLLSGTGQELLANDEVQKAYLGG from the coding sequence ATGGCATTACTAAAAGTAACGGATCTTTCGGTTAATTATGGCGTGATCCAAGCCGTTAAAAAGGTCAACTTTGAAGTCAACGCTGGTGAGATCGTCACCTTGATCGGCGCGAATGGGGCCGGCAAAACAACAATATTAAAGACAATTTCTGGCTTATTGCGGCCTTCTGGTGGTACGATCACTTATGAAGGCCAAGAAATTCAAAAATATAAATCGCAAAAAATCGTCGCTGCTGGTATTTCACAAGTTCCAGAAGGCCGCCATATTTTTCCAGGATTGACGGTGGTGGAAAACCTGCAGATGGGTGCCTTTTTACGTAAAGATCGTGACGGAGTCAAAAGTGATTTCGATATGGTCTTCGATCGTTTTCCCGTTTTAAAAGAGCGGCGCAATCAGGATGCGGCCACGTTATCCGGTGGTGAACAACAAATGTTGGCCATGGGGCGGGCGTTGATGTCCAAGCCAAAATTAATTTTGTTGGACGAGCCGTCAATGGGCTTGGCACCTATTTTTATCAATGAAATTTTTGATATTATTCAGGCAATTCAAAAACAAGGTACCACCGTTTTACTGATCGAACAAAACGCGGCCAAGGCTTTATCGATTGCTGACCGTGGCTACGTGCTACAAACTGGTAACGTGCTGTTAAGTGGCACTGGTCAAGAATTGTTGGCTAATGATGAAGTGCAGAAAGCTTATTTAGGGGGTTAG
- a CDS encoding CBS and ACT domain-containing protein: protein MSVADFMTKKLITVRPKTRINDAVDLMKNHDIHRLPVLDNGQLVGLVTEGIIQAALPSKATSLSVYEVNYLLNKTTVADVMEKDVRTIPADAVLEDAIYQMRHYKIGVLPVVDNGQLVGIITNNDIFDAFLNIAGYDQGGTTVTIKVTQNVAGFLAKVSDALAEHNYNILTLMVTDRADIRLIELHVDTTDATGVKAALTGAGFELI, encoded by the coding sequence ATGAGCGTAGCAGATTTTATGACGAAAAAGTTGATCACAGTGCGGCCAAAAACGCGGATCAACGACGCAGTCGATCTCATGAAAAATCACGATATTCACCGCTTGCCGGTATTAGACAACGGTCAGTTAGTCGGTTTGGTCACGGAAGGCATCATTCAAGCTGCTTTACCATCTAAGGCGACCAGCTTATCAGTTTACGAAGTGAATTATTTATTGAATAAAACCACCGTGGCCGATGTGATGGAAAAAGACGTCCGCACGATCCCGGCGGATGCAGTGTTGGAAGATGCGATCTACCAAATGCGTCACTACAAGATCGGTGTGTTACCAGTCGTTGATAACGGGCAATTAGTCGGTATTATCACCAACAACGATATTTTTGATGCCTTCTTAAATATTGCCGGCTATGATCAAGGTGGCACCACCGTTACGATCAAAGTTACGCAAAACGTGGCTGGCTTTCTGGCTAAAGTCAGTGACGCCTTGGCCGAGCATAACTACAATATTTTAACGTTGATGGTGACTGATCGGGCGGATATCCGTTTGATCGAGTTACACGTGGATACCACTGATGCAACTGGGGTCAAAGCCGCCTTAACTGGGGCTGGATTTGAACTGATCTAA
- a CDS encoding ATP-binding protein: MDLVKIITGVRRAGKSVLLMLYRDYLLAHGIADANIIYINFEDYEMQLVQTEAQLRHILDQRLQHDQRQYILLDEIQNVTGWQRVINGVCVSFDCDIVITGSNAKMLSGELATLLSGRYVEIPIYPFSFREFLVAKNIDPESRTVDRAFKEYAQFGGFPAVTLANEAVKDQILKGIYDTVLLNDVSLRGSVRDIGSLKAVVGFLADNTGQLVQPNKIANTLKAEGLAISPHTISRYLELLADAFLFYRARQYDLRGRQYLRTAGKYFMIDPGLRRIATDRRAGNFSNQLENIVYTELQRRGYTIDVGKLGAQEIDFIARKNAAILYVSRAA, from the coding sequence ATGGATCTAGTCAAAATTATAACCGGTGTTCGTCGGGCTGGTAAATCTGTTTTGTTAATGCTTTATCGTGATTATTTATTGGCCCATGGAATAGCAGACGCAAATATTATCTATATTAATTTTGAAGATTATGAGATGCAATTGGTCCAAACTGAAGCTCAGTTGCGTCATATTCTTGATCAGCGTTTGCAGCATGATCAACGGCAATATATTTTATTGGATGAAATACAAAATGTGACTGGTTGGCAACGAGTCATCAATGGCGTTTGCGTAAGTTTTGATTGCGATATTGTGATCACTGGCTCTAATGCTAAAATGTTATCCGGTGAGTTAGCAACCTTGTTAAGCGGACGTTATGTTGAAATTCCCATTTATCCATTCTCGTTTCGTGAGTTTCTCGTCGCTAAGAATATCGATCCAGAGTCAAGGACGGTTGATCGCGCATTCAAGGAATATGCGCAATTTGGTGGCTTTCCAGCAGTAACATTAGCCAATGAAGCGGTTAAGGACCAGATATTAAAGGGAATTTATGACACGGTTCTTTTAAATGATGTTTCGCTGCGCGGTAGCGTTCGCGATATCGGGTCGTTAAAGGCAGTGGTTGGCTTTTTAGCCGATAACACGGGTCAATTGGTGCAACCTAATAAAATTGCTAATACGTTAAAGGCGGAGGGACTGGCGATTAGTCCACATACGATCAGCCGCTACCTTGAGCTACTAGCTGATGCTTTTCTATTCTATCGGGCACGACAATATGATTTACGCGGGCGGCAATATTTGCGTACTGCTGGGAAATACTTCATGATCGATCCTGGATTACGGCGCATTGCCACTGATCGGCGTGCAGGCAATTTTAGCAATCAATTAGAAAATATCGTTTATACTGAGCTGCAACGACGGGGCTATACAATTGATGTTGGCAAGTTAGGTGCGCAGGAAATTGATTTTATTGCGCGTAAAAACGCGGCCATTTTATATGTGTCAAGGGCGGCGTAA
- the istB gene encoding IS21-like element helper ATPase IstB translates to MRQTTTKFQELLSNLDALGLSKIHAYLPEYIDQINGQQLSFTDAMLELTNTELAWTQSQQVERIIKRARFPQVKSLSAFDFNFQPSINKQAILGFQDLAFLEQHKNLIFIGSPGVGKTHLAIGIGIEACHQGKRALFINCHELLAHLRAADAKGTLDRNISRYARYDLLIIDEIGYLPIDHDEANLLFQLINARYEQHSTIITSNSDLSNWVETFQNPTVTAAILDRLVHHAHVIKITGKSYRIKGAD, encoded by the coding sequence ATGCGACAAACAACCACTAAATTTCAAGAACTATTAAGTAATCTCGATGCTTTAGGGCTAAGTAAGATACATGCTTATCTGCCGGAATATATTGATCAAATCAACGGCCAACAACTGTCTTTTACCGATGCCATGCTTGAGCTGACGAATACAGAATTAGCTTGGACACAAAGCCAACAAGTCGAGCGAATCATCAAGCGAGCCCGCTTTCCTCAGGTGAAATCCCTGAGCGCCTTCGATTTTAATTTTCAACCCAGTATTAATAAACAAGCGATCTTAGGTTTTCAAGACTTAGCCTTTCTCGAACAACACAAGAATTTAATTTTCATTGGTAGTCCTGGTGTGGGTAAAACTCACCTAGCCATCGGGATCGGTATTGAAGCTTGTCATCAGGGGAAAAGGGCTTTGTTTATCAACTGTCACGAACTATTGGCGCATTTACGCGCAGCTGATGCCAAAGGGACGCTAGATCGTAATATTAGTCGTTACGCTCGCTATGACCTATTAATCATTGACGAGATCGGTTATTTACCGATTGATCATGATGAAGCCAATCTTTTATTTCAATTGATCAATGCGCGTTATGAGCAACATTCAACGATCATTACAAGCAATAGTGACCTTTCGAATTGGGTTGAAACCTTTCAAAATCCGACCGTTACTGCCGCTATTTTGGATCGATTAGTTCACCACGCCCATGTGATTAAAATTACCGGTAAATCTTATCGAATCAAGGGAGCTGATTGA